A genomic window from Micromonospora violae includes:
- a CDS encoding HAD family hydrolase, translated as MLGLPAHVTACLFDLDGVLTQTARVHNAAWTQTFDEFLRQRATASGEPFQPFDPGPDYNRYVDGRPRADGVRSFLASRGIVLPEGNPDDPPDAETVNGLGNRKNVLLLHQLRTAGVEVYPGSVRYLKAATAAGLRRAVVTASANGGEVVAAAGLESLLEARVDGVVARAQRLRGKPHPDTFLAGAKLLDVDPTQAAVFEDALSGVAAGRAGGFGYVIGVDRAGQADELLAHGADVVVTDLADLLDVTDPPAPTRTGAGPLAAERGSA; from the coding sequence GTGCTGGGCCTACCTGCTCACGTGACCGCCTGTCTCTTCGATCTGGACGGTGTGCTGACGCAGACCGCCCGCGTACACAACGCCGCCTGGACGCAGACGTTCGACGAGTTTCTTCGCCAGCGCGCCACGGCCTCCGGCGAACCGTTCCAACCGTTCGATCCGGGGCCGGACTACAACCGCTATGTCGACGGCCGGCCCCGGGCCGACGGCGTCCGGTCGTTCCTCGCCTCCCGGGGGATCGTGCTGCCCGAAGGCAACCCCGACGACCCGCCGGACGCCGAAACCGTCAACGGTCTGGGCAACCGCAAGAACGTTCTGCTGCTGCACCAGCTGCGTACCGCCGGTGTCGAGGTCTATCCGGGTTCGGTGCGCTACCTGAAGGCGGCCACCGCCGCCGGGCTTCGTCGAGCCGTGGTCACCGCGAGCGCGAACGGGGGTGAGGTGGTCGCCGCCGCCGGCCTGGAGTCACTGCTGGAGGCCCGGGTCGACGGCGTGGTCGCCCGCGCTCAACGGCTGCGTGGCAAACCACACCCGGACACCTTCCTCGCCGGGGCCAAGCTGCTCGACGTCGACCCGACGCAGGCCGCCGTCTTCGAGGACGCGCTCTCCGGGGTGGCCGCCGGCCGTGCCGGCGGCTTCGGCTACGTGATCGGCGTCGACCGGGCCGGGCAGGCCGACGAGTTGCTCGCCCACGGCGCGGACGTCGTGGTGACGGACCTCGCCGACCTGCTCGACGTCACCGACCCGCCGGCACCGACCCGCACCGGGGCCGGCCCGCTCGCCGCGGAACGAGGCTCCGCATGA
- a CDS encoding DUF5941 domain-containing protein translates to MTLAIVLAAGTPAAGLTTATGESLADRLAAQLRRAGADEVRFAANLDELTELVATATAPVLITGTDLVAHTAVLRHLATSPVGPTVALVLGDPPVPGRTAVREERGQVVDAGALGALDGDATGVFGGALRVGVDDLPALVAAARAAASGMLPVAAPIGPAGDVSALPAAGGAGSGGSVAAGGPGSAVDRLFAGLAAHGTLIFAQRVRLLVAHRVEDAAGLTAAEAAVTAVDEDRAELRLSVKERDDFFSTYFVSTWSPYVVRLSARLRLTPTGVTVISVLFALGAAVLFGVGGRPALVGGAVLLYLGFVLDCVDGQLARYTRHFSAWGGWLDTMADRAKEYVVYAGLGFGVSHAGLGNGWALAIAAMTLQTVRHMTDTWYGVLHDEAARRPRTATNASGGIGDRLNAASTRVQADTGSVSYWLKRTVVFPIGERWALIALTVALFNPLVSLIAVLVWGVLAFAYTGALRTLRARWMWVPVLDTVDATLHRDDGPLARWLPVVRPMGPLALAVIAALGPAVLLVGAVLSDAPEGLRWAVPVALLVLLVGALGAGAAHNGPLDWLVPAALRAAEYLFAIAVGVVGGAPGWLIFGYVFVLTVHHYDLTARLEKRQAAPPLHAATLGWEGRSVLVALAAIAGIAGIGLATLGTYLLVVFVVSVVLAWFVRPARSARASVAPAGAGGAAPR, encoded by the coding sequence GTGACGCTCGCGATCGTGCTCGCCGCCGGAACTCCCGCGGCGGGCCTGACGACGGCGACCGGCGAATCGCTGGCCGACCGCCTCGCCGCCCAGCTGCGCCGGGCCGGGGCGGACGAGGTGCGCTTCGCGGCCAACCTCGACGAGCTGACCGAACTGGTCGCCACCGCGACCGCCCCGGTGCTGATCACCGGCACGGACCTGGTCGCGCACACCGCCGTACTGCGGCACCTGGCCACCAGCCCGGTGGGGCCCACGGTGGCGCTGGTGCTCGGCGACCCGCCGGTGCCCGGTCGGACCGCCGTGCGGGAGGAGCGCGGCCAGGTGGTCGACGCCGGCGCGTTGGGCGCCCTCGACGGGGACGCCACTGGCGTGTTCGGCGGCGCGTTGCGGGTCGGCGTGGACGACCTGCCGGCCCTCGTCGCCGCCGCCCGGGCCGCCGCGTCCGGGATGCTCCCCGTCGCCGCCCCGATCGGCCCGGCCGGCGACGTGTCGGCGCTGCCGGCGGCCGGCGGGGCCGGGTCCGGGGGGTCGGTCGCGGCCGGTGGCCCCGGGTCCGCCGTGGACCGGCTCTTCGCGGGTCTCGCGGCGCACGGCACCCTGATCTTCGCCCAGCGGGTACGCCTGCTCGTCGCCCACCGGGTCGAGGACGCGGCCGGGCTGACCGCTGCCGAGGCGGCGGTGACAGCTGTCGACGAGGACCGGGCCGAGCTGCGGCTGTCGGTGAAGGAGCGGGACGACTTCTTCTCCACCTACTTCGTCAGCACCTGGTCGCCGTACGTGGTCCGGCTCTCGGCCCGGCTCCGGCTCACCCCGACCGGGGTGACGGTGATCTCGGTGCTCTTCGCGCTGGGCGCGGCGGTGCTGTTCGGGGTCGGTGGGCGACCCGCGCTGGTCGGTGGCGCGGTGCTGCTCTACCTCGGCTTCGTGCTGGACTGCGTGGACGGCCAGTTGGCCCGCTACACCCGGCATTTCAGCGCCTGGGGTGGCTGGCTCGACACGATGGCGGACCGGGCCAAGGAGTACGTGGTCTACGCCGGGTTGGGCTTCGGGGTGAGCCACGCCGGGCTGGGCAACGGGTGGGCGCTCGCGATCGCCGCGATGACGTTGCAGACCGTCCGGCACATGACCGACACCTGGTACGGGGTGCTGCACGACGAGGCGGCCCGCCGTCCGCGTACGGCGACGAACGCCAGCGGCGGGATCGGGGACCGGCTCAACGCGGCGTCGACCCGGGTGCAGGCGGACACCGGGTCGGTGTCGTACTGGCTGAAGCGGACCGTGGTCTTCCCGATCGGTGAGCGGTGGGCGCTGATCGCGTTGACCGTGGCGCTGTTCAATCCGCTGGTCAGCCTGATCGCCGTGCTGGTCTGGGGGGTGCTGGCGTTCGCGTACACCGGGGCGCTGCGGACGCTGCGGGCCCGCTGGATGTGGGTGCCGGTGCTGGACACCGTCGATGCCACCCTGCACCGTGACGACGGGCCGTTGGCCCGCTGGTTGCCGGTGGTCCGCCCGATGGGGCCGCTGGCCCTGGCGGTGATCGCCGCGCTCGGCCCGGCGGTGCTGCTGGTCGGGGCGGTGCTGAGTGACGCGCCCGAGGGGCTGCGGTGGGCGGTGCCGGTGGCGTTGCTGGTGCTGCTGGTCGGCGCCCTGGGGGCCGGGGCGGCGCACAACGGTCCGCTGGACTGGCTGGTGCCCGCGGCGTTGCGGGCCGCCGAGTACCTGTTCGCCATCGCGGTCGGGGTGGTGGGCGGGGCGCCCGGCTGGTTGATCTTCGGGTACGTCTTCGTGCTGACCGTGCACCACTACGACCTGACCGCCCGGTTGGAGAAGCGGCAGGCGGCACCGCCTCTGCACGCGGCGACGCTGGGCTGGGAGGGGCGCTCGGTGCTGGTGGCCCTCGCGGCGATTGCCGGTATTGCGGGTATCGGTCTGGCTACACTCGGTACGTACCTTCTCGTGGTTTTCGTGGTGAGCGTCGTCCTGGCCTGGTTCGTGCGACCGGCCCGTAGCGCGCGGGCGTCGGTCGCGCCGGCGGGCGCTGGAGGTGCCGCGCCGCGCTGA
- a CDS encoding ABC transporter ATP-binding protein: MSTVTLKDVTKVFRDGTLAVDTINLDVNDGEFMVLLGPSGCGKSTVLRMIAGLEEPTSGAVMLDGELANDLPPRDRKIAMVFQDFALYPHMTVGDNIAFPLRLAGIEPEPRGERVSDVASALGIGDVLARKPGQLSGGQRQRVAMGRAIVRRPGLFLMDEPLSNLDSGLRAELRAEISGLTRELGVTTVYVTHDQAEALTMADRVAIMRRGVLQDVGTPTQVYGRPATLYVAAFLGSPRMNLLEASVYVHLDRYVTLNLGEQSLYLPWNDIRSRAVAHYHGERIVVGMRAEALTPVAPDSPGDVLRGRIRYLEHHGHESLAFLDIGATAIVVDEMGAPLETPPVGQRGLRRFGSVMQRLTGKPVDSPEAPTSGVQTSVLPDPGRHHRRPAELAVRLAPYPAVSAGHPLAVSVRMDALHFFDERGDRIDVGWR, encoded by the coding sequence GTGAGCACCGTCACGCTCAAGGATGTGACCAAGGTTTTCCGGGATGGCACGCTGGCCGTCGACACCATCAATCTTGATGTGAACGACGGCGAGTTCATGGTGCTGCTTGGGCCGTCCGGGTGCGGCAAGTCCACAGTGCTGCGAATGATCGCCGGGCTGGAGGAGCCGACCAGCGGTGCGGTCATGCTCGACGGGGAGTTGGCGAACGACCTCCCCCCACGCGACCGCAAGATCGCCATGGTCTTCCAGGACTTCGCCCTCTACCCGCACATGACCGTTGGCGACAACATCGCGTTTCCGCTGCGGCTGGCCGGGATCGAGCCCGAGCCGAGGGGTGAGCGGGTCAGCGACGTGGCCAGCGCTCTGGGCATCGGTGACGTGCTGGCCCGCAAGCCGGGTCAGCTCTCCGGTGGGCAGCGGCAGCGGGTGGCGATGGGCCGGGCGATCGTCCGCCGGCCCGGCCTGTTCCTCATGGACGAGCCGCTGTCCAACCTGGACAGCGGGCTCCGCGCCGAGCTGCGCGCGGAGATCTCGGGCCTGACCCGCGAGCTGGGCGTCACCACCGTCTACGTCACGCACGACCAGGCCGAGGCGCTCACCATGGCCGACCGGGTGGCCATCATGCGCCGGGGCGTTCTTCAGGACGTGGGCACACCGACCCAGGTGTACGGCCGACCGGCGACGCTCTACGTGGCGGCGTTCCTGGGCAGCCCACGGATGAACCTCCTGGAGGCGTCGGTCTACGTCCACCTCGACCGGTACGTCACGCTCAACCTCGGTGAGCAGTCGCTCTACCTGCCCTGGAACGACATCCGCAGTCGGGCGGTGGCGCACTACCACGGTGAGCGGATCGTGGTCGGCATGCGGGCCGAGGCGCTCACCCCGGTCGCACCGGACAGCCCCGGCGACGTGCTGCGGGGGCGGATCCGCTACCTGGAGCATCACGGGCACGAGTCGTTGGCGTTCCTCGACATCGGCGCGACGGCGATCGTGGTCGACGAGATGGGCGCGCCACTGGAAACGCCACCGGTCGGCCAGCGCGGCCTGCGCCGGTTCGGCTCGGTCATGCAACGGCTCACCGGCAAGCCGGTGGATTCGCCGGAGGCCCCGACCAGCGGCGTGCAGACCAGCGTGCTCCCCGACCCGGGCCGGCACCACCGGCGTCCGGCGGAGCTGGCGGTGCGGCTGGCGCCGTACCCGGCGGTCAGCGCCGGTCACCCGCTCGCCGTCTCGGTACGGATGGACGCGCTGCACTTCTTCGACGAGCGCGGCGACCGGATCGACGTGGGTTGGCGCTGA
- a CDS encoding bifunctional glycosyltransferase/CDP-glycerol:glycerophosphate glycerophosphotransferase has product MTLISFVVPAFRVQGYLRECLDSILGQPETDIEVIAVDDCSPDASGDIIDEYAARDQRVHSVRLPENVGLGPARNIGLDRAVGEYVWFLDGDDWLAPECLTEVAERLRGTRPDVLLVDHVRTHWNNTATRSAMAEVFPESPGADTFRLRDRPQAMHLLHTAWNRLVRREFLVELGLRFAPGWYEDVSFSYPVLMAARRIGVLDRVCVNYRQRRAGAITRTRGDRHFEVFPQWHRVFHLMDSWGPATEALRPAVFERMIWHYLTVLGNGQRIAPELREAFFAQIAADYERWLPPGGYPVPDGVEGIKHKLVAAGRWRTFSALRAASRARDAARRRARTARRKVGPVTRRGARFTRDRLLREYYRAELRRPVDPTLAVYAAYWYRGYSCNPAAIYEVARRLAPGVRGVWIVRRDRVDAVPAGVEYVVAGTPAYYRVLARARWLVNNVNFPDFVRKRPEQVHVQTHHGTPVKVMGLDQQRYPIGAGRMDFAGLLRRVDRWDYSVSANSFSTQMWDRAYPATYTTLEVGYPRNDRLVTAGPDEVRRLRAEFGLDPDEQVVLYAPTHREHLPGYRPPFDPDQFVQALGGSGRLLMRSHYFHDRDRRPGQPRDWERVRDVSGHQRVEDLYLVADVLVTDYSSAMFDYAVLDRPIVLYTPDWEAYRLARGVYFDVTAEPPGAVASTFADLLDLFRTDAVRSDAAVKAREHFRARFCTMDDGRAAERVVRQVFLGEPGERSAHC; this is encoded by the coding sequence ATGACCCTGATCAGCTTCGTGGTGCCGGCCTTCCGGGTGCAGGGGTACCTGCGGGAGTGCCTGGACTCCATCCTCGGTCAGCCGGAGACCGACATCGAGGTGATCGCCGTCGACGACTGCTCGCCGGACGCCAGCGGCGACATCATCGACGAGTACGCGGCCCGCGACCAGCGGGTCCACTCGGTTCGGCTGCCGGAGAACGTCGGCCTCGGTCCGGCCCGGAACATCGGGCTGGACCGGGCCGTCGGTGAGTACGTGTGGTTCCTCGACGGCGACGACTGGCTGGCCCCGGAGTGCCTGACTGAGGTGGCCGAGCGGTTGCGGGGCACCCGCCCGGACGTGCTGCTGGTCGACCACGTCCGCACCCACTGGAACAACACCGCCACCCGCAGCGCGATGGCCGAGGTGTTTCCGGAGTCACCGGGCGCGGACACGTTCCGGTTGCGCGACCGGCCGCAGGCGATGCACCTGCTGCACACCGCGTGGAACCGGCTGGTCCGTCGGGAGTTCCTCGTCGAGTTGGGGCTGCGCTTCGCGCCCGGCTGGTACGAGGACGTCTCGTTCAGCTATCCGGTGCTGATGGCCGCGCGGCGGATCGGCGTACTGGATCGGGTCTGCGTCAACTACCGCCAACGCCGCGCCGGCGCGATCACCCGGACCCGGGGCGACCGGCACTTCGAGGTCTTTCCGCAGTGGCACCGGGTCTTCCACCTGATGGATTCGTGGGGGCCGGCGACCGAGGCGCTGCGGCCGGCGGTCTTCGAACGGATGATCTGGCACTACCTGACCGTGCTCGGCAACGGTCAGCGAATCGCGCCGGAGCTGCGGGAGGCGTTCTTCGCGCAGATCGCCGCCGACTACGAGCGCTGGCTGCCGCCAGGCGGCTATCCGGTGCCGGACGGGGTCGAGGGGATCAAGCACAAGCTGGTGGCTGCCGGCCGGTGGCGCACCTTCAGCGCGTTGCGGGCGGCCAGCCGGGCCCGCGACGCCGCCCGCCGGCGGGCCCGCACCGCTCGGCGCAAGGTCGGCCCGGTCACCCGGCGTGGCGCCCGGTTTACCCGCGACAGGCTGCTGCGTGAGTACTACCGGGCCGAGTTGCGGCGGCCGGTCGACCCGACGCTCGCGGTGTACGCCGCGTACTGGTACCGGGGCTACTCCTGCAACCCAGCGGCGATCTACGAGGTCGCCCGCCGGTTGGCGCCGGGGGTACGCGGGGTGTGGATCGTGCGCCGGGACCGGGTGGACGCCGTGCCGGCCGGGGTGGAGTACGTGGTCGCTGGCACCCCGGCGTACTACCGGGTGCTCGCCCGCGCCCGGTGGCTGGTCAACAACGTCAACTTTCCGGACTTCGTCCGCAAGCGACCGGAACAGGTGCACGTGCAGACCCACCACGGCACGCCGGTGAAGGTGATGGGGCTGGACCAGCAGCGGTACCCGATCGGCGCGGGCCGGATGGACTTCGCCGGGCTGCTGCGCCGGGTGGACCGTTGGGACTACAGCGTCAGCGCCAACAGCTTCTCCACCCAGATGTGGGACCGGGCGTACCCGGCCACGTACACCACCCTGGAGGTGGGGTACCCGCGCAACGATCGCCTGGTCACCGCCGGCCCGGACGAGGTGCGCCGACTCCGCGCGGAGTTCGGCCTCGACCCCGACGAGCAGGTCGTGCTGTACGCCCCGACCCACCGCGAGCACCTGCCCGGCTACCGGCCGCCGTTCGACCCGGACCAGTTCGTGCAGGCGCTGGGGGGTTCGGGTCGGTTGCTGATGCGCAGCCACTACTTCCATGACCGGGATCGGCGTCCCGGCCAGCCGAGGGACTGGGAGCGGGTGCGCGACGTCAGCGGCCATCAGCGGGTGGAGGATCTCTACCTGGTGGCGGACGTGCTGGTCACCGACTACTCGTCGGCCATGTTCGACTATGCGGTGCTGGACCGGCCGATCGTGCTGTACACCCCGGACTGGGAGGCGTACCGGCTGGCCCGGGGGGTCTACTTCGATGTCACCGCCGAGCCGCCGGGTGCGGTAGCATCCACGTTCGCCGATCTGCTCGATCTGTTCCGTACCGACGCGGTGCGCTCGGACGCGGCGGTGAAGGCCCGCGAGCACTTCCGGGCCCGGTTCTGCACGATGGACGACGGGCGGGCGGCGGAGCGGGTGGTGCGCCAGGTGTTCCTCGGGGAGCCGGGCGAGCGGTCCGCGCACTGCTGA
- a CDS encoding DUF4442 domain-containing protein, giving the protein MTIDSRQVVARMLDAVPFARTLGLEFVEVAPEAAGGVRAVVRLPDSPATHNHIGGPHAGAMFTLGETASGAVVLAAFGQLFDRAVPLAVRAEIAYRKVAMGPVLATARLGRPAAEVIEELEAGRRPEFPVAVEIATEDGKPTSELTVIWTLRPN; this is encoded by the coding sequence ATGACTATCGACTCCCGCCAGGTGGTGGCCCGCATGCTGGATGCGGTGCCGTTCGCTCGTACGCTCGGTCTCGAGTTCGTCGAGGTGGCCCCCGAGGCGGCCGGCGGCGTGCGGGCAGTCGTCCGGCTGCCCGACTCGCCGGCCACCCACAACCACATCGGCGGTCCGCACGCCGGCGCCATGTTCACCCTCGGCGAGACGGCCTCCGGCGCGGTCGTGCTGGCCGCCTTCGGGCAGCTGTTCGACCGGGCCGTGCCGTTGGCCGTTCGGGCGGAGATCGCCTACCGGAAAGTCGCCATGGGTCCGGTGCTGGCCACCGCGCGACTCGGCCGGCCCGCGGCCGAGGTGATCGAGGAGTTGGAGGCCGGGCGGCGGCCGGAATTCCCGGTCGCGGTGGAGATCGCCACCGAGGACGGCAAGCCGACCTCGGAGCTGACCGTGATCTGGACGCTGCGACCGAACTGA
- a CDS encoding glycoside hydrolase family 65 protein: MIRERAYPVEPWHIREIRLDMDVLAQSESVFALSNGHVGLRGNLDEGEPHGLPGTYLNSFYELRPLPYAEAGYGFPESGQTIVNVSNGKLMRLLVDDEPLDVRYGELLGHERTLDLRAGTLHRELHWRSPAGREVKVRSTRLVSFTQRSVAAISYEVEAVDRPLRLIVQSELVANESLPAQSKDPRVAAVLESPLQAEEELTTPDGGQLIHRTKVSGLRVAAAMEHEVHGPDHTTIESEGYQDWVRTTIACVLKPGEKLRVIKYLTYSWSSRRSLPALRDQVGAALAGARLDGWDGLHREQRSYLDAFWDASDVLVEGDPEVQQAVRFGLFQVLQAGARAEQRPISAKGLTGPGYDGHAFWDTEMFVLPVLTYTQPSAVRSALQWRHSTLDSAKERAETLNLRGAAFPWRTIEGPESSGYWPAGTAAFHIAADIADAVRRYVMVSGDTQFERECGLELLVETARLWRSVGHHDRQGQFHIDGVTGPDEYTAVKNDNIYTNLMAQRNLLAAADVVTRYPDEAFHLGVTDEEAASWRDAATSMHVPYDEELDVHQQTEGFTRLQEWDFTHTPAEKYPLLLHYPYFELYRKQVVKQADLVLAMHWRGDAFTPAEKLRNFLYYERRTVRDSSLSACTQAVLAAEVGHPELAHTYLREAALMDLHDLNENTRDGVHMASLAGAWLALVSGFGGLRDHDGELSFAPRLSSRLSRLEFSLQWRGLALRVDVRPHQTTYSLRHGGPDDVVALRHHGQLLRVTCDEPVTVPVPQAEPSGPAPEQPPGRSPLLRLPEREP, encoded by the coding sequence ATGATTCGCGAACGCGCCTATCCGGTCGAGCCGTGGCACATCCGGGAGATCCGGCTGGACATGGACGTACTGGCCCAGTCGGAGTCGGTCTTCGCGCTCTCCAACGGGCACGTCGGCCTGCGGGGCAACCTCGATGAGGGCGAGCCGCACGGCCTGCCCGGCACCTACCTCAACTCGTTCTACGAACTGCGGCCGTTGCCGTACGCGGAGGCGGGCTACGGCTTCCCCGAGTCCGGGCAGACCATCGTCAACGTCAGCAACGGCAAACTGATGCGGTTGCTGGTCGACGACGAACCGCTCGACGTGCGGTACGGCGAGCTGCTCGGCCACGAGCGGACCCTCGACCTGCGGGCCGGCACGCTGCACCGGGAGCTGCACTGGCGCTCGCCTGCCGGCCGGGAGGTGAAGGTCCGCAGCACCCGACTCGTCTCGTTCACCCAGCGATCCGTGGCCGCCATCAGCTACGAGGTGGAGGCCGTCGACCGCCCGCTGCGGCTGATCGTGCAGTCCGAGCTGGTGGCCAACGAGTCACTGCCCGCGCAGAGCAAGGACCCCCGGGTCGCGGCGGTGCTGGAGTCACCACTCCAGGCCGAGGAGGAGCTGACCACCCCCGACGGCGGGCAGCTGATCCACCGCACCAAGGTCTCCGGCCTGCGGGTCGCCGCCGCCATGGAGCACGAGGTGCACGGCCCGGACCACACCACCATCGAGTCCGAGGGCTACCAGGACTGGGTGCGTACGACGATCGCCTGCGTGCTCAAGCCCGGCGAGAAGCTGCGGGTGATCAAGTATCTGACGTACAGCTGGTCGAGTCGCCGGTCCCTGCCGGCGCTGCGCGACCAGGTCGGCGCGGCGCTGGCCGGCGCCCGGCTCGACGGGTGGGACGGGCTCCACCGGGAGCAGCGCAGCTACCTCGACGCGTTCTGGGACGCGTCGGACGTGCTGGTCGAGGGCGATCCGGAGGTGCAGCAGGCGGTCCGGTTCGGGCTCTTCCAGGTGTTGCAGGCCGGCGCGCGCGCCGAGCAGCGGCCGATCTCGGCGAAGGGGCTGACCGGCCCCGGTTACGACGGTCACGCCTTCTGGGACACCGAGATGTTCGTCCTGCCGGTGCTCACCTACACCCAGCCCAGCGCGGTACGCAGCGCGTTGCAGTGGCGGCACAGCACGCTGGATTCGGCGAAGGAACGGGCCGAGACCCTCAACCTCCGAGGCGCGGCCTTCCCCTGGCGGACCATCGAGGGCCCGGAATCATCCGGCTACTGGCCGGCCGGCACCGCCGCCTTCCACATCGCCGCAGACATCGCCGACGCCGTACGCCGCTACGTGATGGTCAGCGGGGACACCCAGTTCGAGCGGGAGTGCGGGCTGGAGTTGCTGGTGGAGACCGCCCGACTGTGGCGCTCGGTCGGTCACCACGACCGGCAGGGGCAGTTCCACATCGATGGTGTCACCGGGCCGGACGAGTACACCGCCGTCAAGAACGACAACATCTACACCAATCTGATGGCGCAGCGGAACCTGCTCGCCGCTGCCGACGTGGTCACGCGCTACCCGGACGAGGCGTTCCACCTCGGGGTCACCGACGAGGAGGCCGCGAGCTGGCGGGACGCCGCCACCTCCATGCACGTCCCGTACGACGAGGAGCTCGACGTCCATCAGCAGACGGAGGGCTTCACCCGACTCCAGGAGTGGGACTTCACGCACACACCGGCGGAGAAGTACCCGTTGCTGCTGCACTACCCGTACTTCGAGCTGTACCGCAAGCAGGTGGTGAAGCAGGCCGACCTGGTCCTCGCCATGCACTGGCGGGGGGACGCCTTCACCCCCGCGGAGAAGTTGCGCAACTTCCTCTACTACGAGCGCCGCACCGTACGCGACTCGTCGTTGTCGGCCTGCACCCAGGCCGTGCTCGCCGCCGAGGTGGGCCACCCCGAACTCGCGCACACCTACCTGCGTGAGGCCGCGCTCATGGACCTGCACGACCTCAACGAGAACACCCGCGACGGCGTACACATGGCGTCGTTGGCCGGTGCGTGGCTCGCCCTGGTCAGCGGGTTCGGCGGTCTGCGGGACCACGACGGCGAGCTGTCCTTCGCCCCCCGGCTCTCCAGCCGACTCAGCCGGTTGGAGTTCTCGCTCCAGTGGCGGGGGCTGGCGCTACGGGTGGACGTCCGGCCGCACCAGACGACGTACTCGCTGCGCCACGGGGGCCCGGACGACGTGGTGGCGTTGCGCCACCACGGCCAACTGCTGCGGGTGACCTGCGACGAGCCGGTGACCGTGCCGGTGCCGCAGGCCGAGCCGTCCGGCCCTGCGCCCGAGCAGCCACCGGGTCGGTCTCCGCTGCTGCGGCTGCCCGAGCGCGAACCGTGA